The following is a genomic window from Crossiella equi.
GGCAACCGCCCGGCCACTGAACACCACGGCAACGCCCCGGCGGGACACCGTCGGGGCGTTGCCATGTGTTGCGCGTGTCGCACGTGGACGGTGTGGAGTGGACCGGCAGCCCGCAGCCGCGCGGCTACCGCTGCCCGAGCTCCCCTTGCCCGAGGCGCCGCTGCCCGAGTTCCTGCTGCCCGGTCTGCTGCTGCCCGATCTGTCGCGCCACCACGTCACCGCACCAGCGCGGCCAGCACTCCCGCGGTGTCCGCGAGCCCGGGCAGCACGATGTGCGCCCCCGCCGCCCGGAGCTCCTCCTCGTCACACCGCCCGGTCGTGACGCCCACCGCAGTCGCCCCGTGGTGCAGCGCCGCCTCGATGTCGTGCGGAGTGTCCCCGACGACCACTACCCGCTTGGCCGGGAACCGCACCCCGTACTTCCGCTCCGCCAGACCCACCGCCGTGCCGACCAGCGGATGTCGCTCCAGCGACTGGTGCCCGTACCCGCCGACCTCGAAGTCCACGTGCTCGTCCAGCCCGAACGCGTCCAGCTTGAACCGCGCGACCTCCGGCAGGTTCCCGGTGACCAGGCTCTGTACCACGCCCGGCGTCGCCGCGAGCGCGCGTAGCACCTCCGCCGCACCGGGCAACGCGCTGCCGCGCTGGTGCAGCACCTCCCGGTCGGCCGCGACGACGTCCACCAGCGCCGCGAACACCCGCCGCACGTCGTCCTCGGTCTCCGCCATGCCGTGCCGGTTCAGCAGTTCGGTGGTGATCGCGCGCTCGGTGCGCCCCTGGAACGTGGGCACGTGCCGCATGTCCTGACCGGACACGCGCCGCAGCACAGTGCCGTACCAGTCCGCGCCGGTGCCCCGCAGGTCCACCAGCGTCAGGTCGATGTCCCACAGCACCAGCGTGTGCGGCCGCGTCACGGGATCACCCGCAGGCTAGAGACGATCTTGGACAGCTCCGCCGCCGCGGCCGAATCCGGCGCGTCCTGGTCGGCCTGCACTACGAACACCGCGCCCTGCTCCGTGCCCTGCCCGGCCACCGCGACCACGTGCACCACACCCGCGGGCGGATCGCACTGGTGCCGCGTACCGGGCACGGTCACCGTCGCGGTCACCCGCGCCGCCGCCCGCGAACCCACAGTCAGCGCCTGGACCTTGCCCACGTCGATCCGGGGCTGCTCGCCCTCGGTGTCGCCGTAGCGCCCGTCAGCCCACAGCTTCGCCGCCTCCGCGGCCGTCACCGCCGGGTCGGAGATCTTCGCGCCGCCGACACCCGCGATCGCGCGCTTGGCTGACTTCCGCTTCGGGTCGGCCGTGCAGAACCCCTCGCGGAACGTCGACGCCCCGCTCATGCCGACCTTCGGCCCGTTGGCGTCCTCGAACCCGATGATCGTCGAGGCGCCCAGCACCTTCCACGCCGGCGGCACGTCGTAGGCCAGTCCGCGCTTGGTCCACACGCCCTGCCAGCCCGCCACCTGCGGCGCGACCGTGCCCGTGGACGGACCGGTGGACGCGGCGGGCGCCGTGGTCGGCCGCTGCGAGGTCGTGCTCGCCGTCGAGGTGGCCGTGGCCACGGCCGAGGTCCCTTGTGAACCGGCCTCATCGGAACCGTTGGCCAGGAACACGATCGCCACCAGGCCGACCACGATCACCGCGCTCAGCCCGACCACCAGCAGCTGCCGCCCACGCCGCGACGGCGGCGGGCCCGGAGGCGGGCCCGAGGCGCCATACACACCCAGCCCGCCGTAGTCGGGCGTGGCGCCGTGGAACTCGGTGTGCTGATACCGCTCCCAGTACGGCGGGTCCTGCCCTTGGCCCTGTCCTGACGACGTCACCCCGCGACCGTACCTGGCCGCACCGACCATTCCGTCCAGTCGGCTACTTGGCCAGCCGGACCGAGTCCAGGATGCGCTTCATCTCCGCCTCGGTCGGCGCGTACTGGGCGTTCTTGCCCTCGAACGACACGTCCAGCACGAACATCCCGGTGAACCGGGGACCGCGCATCGCCAGCGCCACGACCTTGCCCTTCGGCGCGTTGCACTCGCTGGCCGCGGTGGTGGTCGCGTTCGCGACCACCATGACCCCGGCCACCCCGCCGTTGGTGAAGTTCGAGGGCTCCTCCAGTGTCACCTTTGGCTCGGCCTTGTCCACCGAGTAGCCCTTGGTCGCCACGTACTTCGCCAGCTCACGGGCCGCCCGCGCCATATCGGTGTCGTCGGACTTGCCCGAGCCGACCTCCGCGCGGGTGTACTCGCCCTGCCCGCACTGGTACGGGTGCAGCGCGGCCAGGCCACTCAGGATCGGGCCCGAGGTCGAGCGCGTGCCGCTCTTGCTCCTCGTCCACGAGGCAGGCACCTCGTAGGTCATGCCCGCATCGGCGTTGGTGATCGGCACCCAGCTCGCGCCGGAGGCACCGCTGCTGCCCGTGGGCGAGCCCGACCGCGTCGCACCGGTCGTGCCGGAGGCCGTCGTCGTGGGGGAGGCCGCCGGCGGGGTGTCGTCGCCGCGCACGAGCAGCACGACCACCATCACCAAGCCCACCACGATCACCAGGCTCAGCCCCGCGATGATCATCGTCCGCGTGCGGTTCTTCGGCGGTTCCGGCGTCCCCTCGGAGAACACGCCGAGGCCGCCGTAGCCGCCGCCACTCCCACCCTGATCCCCAGACCACGTCACGGCTGGACACCGTACCTAACGCAGCGCGGACCGGCGGGTCTCCGGCACGATCAGCATGCCGACCACGGTCACAGCCAGGCACACCGCCAGCAGGACGGCCACCGGAGCGGGTGACCCGGTGCTGCGCAGCAACTCAGTCCCGACCAGCGGCGCGGCGGCTCCGGCCAGCATCGTCGCGGCCTGGTACC
Proteins encoded in this region:
- a CDS encoding HAD family hydrolase, whose amino-acid sequence is MTRPHTLVLWDIDLTLVDLRGTGADWYGTVLRRVSGQDMRHVPTFQGRTERAITTELLNRHGMAETEDDVRRVFAALVDVVAADREVLHQRGSALPGAAEVLRALAATPGVVQSLVTGNLPEVARFKLDAFGLDEHVDFEVGGYGHQSLERHPLVGTAVGLAERKYGVRFPAKRVVVVGDTPHDIEAALHHGATAVGVTTGRCDEEELRAAGAHIVLPGLADTAGVLAALVR